In the Endozoicomonas sp. SCSIO W0465 genome, CGACATGCCCAGGGTGTTTAAACCGCCCCAGGGTAACATGGGGGCGAAAACTTCGGGTTTCAGGACTGAAGCCTGACTGCACAGCAGCCTGCTCACAAATATCAGAAAGCCGTTTTAACTCCTGTCCTGAATGCATCTCCAGGGCAAGCACACGAGGGGTTCGTCCATTTGGAAAGAAACGAAAACAACCGGTCATACTGTCGAAGGTATGGTAATCAGCCAGATCATTCTCAAGGTCAGCAACTAACTGCTGTAATTGCTGAGGATAACTATTTCCAAGAAATTTGAGGGTAATATGCTGCTGCTGGGGAGCTACCCAGCGCAAGTCATGAACATGCCTTTCACCTGCTCGATGAATGGCCTTCTTATGAAGCGTTGCAGCAAGTTCAAGGGGAAGTCTTACTGCAAGAAAAGCCCTTACCAGAGAATTACGGGACAGCGTCTCATCAAAGGAGGTAAGGCCATTGGGAGCGTTGTAGCTAATGTGATTATTTTTCATATTATTCTAACTTCAACGTCTGACCGCTAAATTCAAACCAAATGCACTTTGCAACTCAGT is a window encoding:
- the thpR gene encoding RNA 2',3'-cyclic phosphodiesterase codes for the protein MKNNHISYNAPNGLTSFDETLSRNSLVRAFLAVRLPLELAATLHKKAIHRAGERHVHDLRWVAPQQQHITLKFLGNSYPQQLQQLVADLENDLADYHTFDSMTGCFRFFPNGRTPRVLALEMHSGQELKRLSDICEQAAVQSGFSPETRSFRPHVTLGRFKHPGHVAHSQYFNLPSFRMTVAEVVLLESVSTSIGTRYKTLYVFPLRPLAISA